A single window of Cupriavidus pauculus DNA harbors:
- a CDS encoding VOC family protein — protein sequence MQSVFHLAFNITDLDEARRFYGGVLGCKEGRSTDTWVDFDFFGHQISLHLGKPFETARTGRVGNALVPMPHFGIILLLPAWRTLADRLTAAGTDFVLNPQVRFEGEPGEQWTMFFVDPFGNPIEVKGFKTWEAVYAH from the coding sequence ATGCAGTCCGTCTTCCACCTGGCCTTCAACATTACCGATCTCGACGAGGCGCGCCGATTCTACGGCGGCGTGCTGGGTTGCAAGGAAGGTCGCAGCACCGACACGTGGGTCGATTTCGACTTCTTTGGACACCAGATCTCGCTGCACCTGGGCAAGCCATTCGAAACGGCGCGCACCGGACGGGTCGGTAATGCACTGGTGCCGATGCCGCACTTCGGCATCATCCTGCTCCTGCCGGCATGGCGCACGCTGGCGGATCGCCTTACGGCGGCCGGCACGGACTTCGTGCTCAATCCGCAGGTGCGCTTCGAGGGCGAACCCGGCGAGCAGTGGACGATGTTCTTCGTCGATCCGTTCGGCAATCCCATCGAAGTCAAGGGATTCAAGACGTGGGAGGCGGTATACGCCCATTAG
- a CDS encoding N-acyl-D-amino-acid deacylase family protein, producing the protein MAEFDLVLRGGTVIDGTGAARFDADVAIVGRRIAAIGDLCGAVGHSELDVRGRIVAPGFIDAHTHDDRYLMQQPLMPAKLSQGVTTVITGNCGISLAPWRASPGQTVPPPLDLLGDDPAAFCYTAFGEYLGALERAAPAVNAACLVGHTTLRVAVMDRLDRAATAAEIAVMRTLLRDAMVHGACGISTGAAYPAAMSAPTDEMTQVAAALQGFGGVHASHIRDEGDRVCEAIDEAIAIGAAGTAGTVLSHHKLIGPRNHGRSVETLGHIAQAMQHHCVGLDCYPYQAGSTILRKDRLAVSSRVIVTRSQTHSEYAGQDLDVIAAQMGLSPEAAVDALQPAGAIYFLMDEADVRRILAFPQTMIGSDGLPHDPVPHPRLWGTFPRVLGHYSRDVGLFPLETAIHKMSGLTARHFGLPDRGVLAEGNYADITVFDAARIIDTATFEQPVAQAAGITCVFVNGSMAWRDGAATGIRAGMVIRRGA; encoded by the coding sequence ATGGCCGAATTCGATCTGGTGTTGCGCGGCGGAACGGTCATCGACGGCACCGGCGCCGCACGCTTCGATGCCGATGTTGCCATCGTTGGCCGGCGGATTGCCGCGATCGGCGATCTTTGCGGCGCGGTAGGACACAGCGAACTCGACGTGCGTGGCCGCATCGTGGCGCCAGGCTTCATCGATGCGCATACGCACGATGACCGCTACCTGATGCAACAACCGCTGATGCCTGCAAAGCTCAGCCAGGGCGTAACCACCGTCATCACAGGCAATTGCGGCATCAGCCTTGCGCCATGGCGTGCCTCACCGGGACAGACCGTGCCACCGCCGCTGGATTTGCTTGGCGATGACCCGGCTGCCTTCTGCTACACCGCATTCGGCGAGTATCTCGGTGCGCTGGAGCGCGCGGCACCTGCAGTCAATGCGGCCTGCCTGGTGGGCCACACCACCTTGCGCGTGGCCGTGATGGACCGGCTGGACCGTGCCGCGACAGCTGCCGAGATTGCGGTCATGCGGACCCTGCTGCGCGATGCGATGGTGCACGGCGCCTGCGGCATTTCGACCGGTGCCGCGTATCCGGCGGCCATGTCAGCGCCGACCGATGAAATGACGCAGGTAGCCGCGGCGTTGCAAGGGTTTGGCGGTGTACACGCCAGCCACATTCGCGACGAGGGCGACCGTGTGTGCGAAGCCATCGACGAAGCCATCGCCATCGGCGCGGCGGGCACAGCAGGCACCGTGCTATCTCATCACAAGCTGATCGGGCCGCGTAACCACGGACGTTCGGTGGAAACACTCGGGCATATCGCCCAGGCCATGCAGCATCACTGCGTGGGACTGGACTGCTATCCCTATCAGGCCGGTTCGACCATTCTTCGCAAGGACCGTCTGGCGGTGTCGAGCCGCGTGATCGTGACGCGCTCCCAGACACACTCCGAGTACGCGGGCCAGGATCTCGACGTGATCGCCGCGCAAATGGGTCTATCGCCCGAGGCGGCCGTGGACGCCTTGCAACCCGCTGGAGCGATCTATTTCCTGATGGATGAGGCCGATGTCCGCCGCATCCTGGCCTTCCCGCAAACGATGATCGGCTCCGATGGCCTGCCGCACGACCCTGTGCCGCATCCCCGATTGTGGGGAACGTTTCCGCGCGTGCTGGGGCACTACAGCCGCGACGTGGGATTGTTTCCCCTGGAGACGGCTATCCACAAGATGAGCGGCCTGACGGCGCGGCATTTCGGCCTGCCGGACAGAGGCGTGCTGGCCGAAGGCAACTACGCAGACATCACCGTCTTCGACGCCGCGCGCATCATCGATACCGCTACGTTCGAACAGCCGGTGGCGCAGGCTGCCGGCATCACCTGCGTCTTCGTCAACGGCAGCATGGCATGGCGCGACGGCGCGGCAACCGGCATACGCGCCGGCATGGTCATCCGGCGCGGCGCATAA
- a CDS encoding Bug family tripartite tricarboxylate transporter substrate binding protein, with the protein MSLKFSPLRAIARMALAATVVFSTHAVAAYPERPITLIVPFNAGTTPDIVSRLLADAVGRDIGQQIVVLNRVGASGIIGTQAIVNAPADGYTIGFANVATLAINQSLYKKLPYDADKQLAPVALTGFVQNVLAVRKDLGVKSVAELVAKAKGAPGKLAVASGGNGTTGHLSAEMFKSMAGVSITHVPYKGGPEADLAVLRGEVDLVFENITSIAPYLKNGSVVPLAVTGRQRDSRLPQLPTMAESGLKDYQAVAWTGYVAPAATDPQILDMLNRAFNKAANSDAIKARLADMAYEVTTGPRSALFDLAHKERPIWAGVIRASGATLD; encoded by the coding sequence ATGTCTCTCAAGTTTTCTCCGCTGCGCGCCATTGCGCGCATGGCCCTGGCGGCCACCGTGGTGTTCTCCACCCACGCGGTTGCCGCATACCCCGAGCGACCGATCACGCTGATCGTGCCCTTCAACGCAGGGACCACACCCGATATCGTGTCGCGGCTGCTGGCCGATGCAGTCGGGCGTGACATCGGCCAGCAGATCGTGGTGCTGAACCGCGTGGGCGCCTCGGGCATCATCGGTACGCAGGCCATCGTGAATGCACCGGCCGATGGCTATACGATCGGCTTCGCCAACGTCGCCACGCTGGCCATCAACCAGTCGCTCTACAAGAAGTTGCCCTATGACGCCGACAAGCAACTCGCACCGGTGGCGCTGACGGGTTTCGTGCAGAACGTGCTGGCCGTGCGCAAGGATCTCGGCGTCAAGAGCGTGGCCGAACTGGTGGCCAAGGCAAAGGGCGCGCCGGGCAAACTGGCAGTCGCCTCGGGCGGCAACGGCACCACGGGACATTTGAGCGCCGAGATGTTCAAGTCGATGGCGGGCGTGTCGATTACGCACGTTCCGTACAAGGGGGGGCCGGAAGCGGATCTCGCGGTGCTGCGTGGCGAAGTGGATCTCGTGTTCGAGAACATTACGTCGATTGCGCCGTACCTCAAGAACGGGAGCGTCGTGCCGCTTGCTGTGACGGGTCGCCAGCGCGACAGTCGTCTTCCGCAGTTGCCGACCATGGCTGAAAGTGGACTCAAGGATTACCAGGCCGTGGCATGGACGGGCTATGTGGCACCCGCGGCCACCGATCCGCAGATCCTCGACATGCTTAATCGTGCCTTCAACAAGGCCGCGAACTCCGATGCCATCAAGGCGCGCCTGGCTGACATGGCCTACGAGGTGACGACCGGGCCGCGCAGTGCGTTGTTCGACCTGGCCCACAAGGAGCGGCCGATCTGGGCAGGTGTGATCCGCGCCTCGGGTGCAACGCTGGACTGA
- a CDS encoding threonine/serine dehydratase, which produces MLGQMRVPDFADVERAARALAAHIVRTPLLRNAALDALAGAPVWIKPECLQVTGSFKARGALNALLAMDDATRARGVVAYSTGNHGQAIAWAAKQLGVMATIVMPVDAPRNKVARALQQGARVVHYDRRVESRESIGMRLLDETGGTLVPPGDHPDVLAAQGTVALEALQDLPRSARENLGTFLAPCGGGGMLAGCGLTVEAMSPGTRLVAAEPAGFDDTVRSLHSGQRETNAPGATSLCDALQAVTPAELPFAINGRYLDAAVAVTDEEVVTAIRFALDELRLLVEPGGAVALAALLAGKIDLAGRDAVLVLSGGNVDLPLLHTMLQPTAAASHGT; this is translated from the coding sequence ATGCTGGGCCAGATGCGCGTGCCCGACTTTGCCGATGTGGAGCGCGCCGCGCGGGCACTGGCCGCGCACATCGTCAGGACACCGTTGCTGCGTAATGCCGCGCTCGATGCGCTGGCCGGTGCGCCCGTCTGGATCAAGCCGGAATGTTTGCAGGTCACCGGTTCGTTCAAGGCGCGCGGCGCGCTCAACGCATTGCTGGCGATGGATGACGCCACGCGGGCACGCGGCGTGGTGGCGTATTCGACTGGTAATCACGGGCAGGCCATCGCGTGGGCCGCAAAACAACTCGGCGTGATGGCAACGATCGTGATGCCCGTCGATGCCCCGCGCAACAAGGTGGCGCGCGCATTGCAGCAGGGTGCACGCGTGGTGCATTACGACCGCCGTGTCGAGAGCCGCGAAAGCATCGGCATGCGGCTGCTGGACGAAACAGGCGGCACGCTCGTACCGCCCGGAGATCATCCCGATGTGCTGGCTGCACAAGGCACGGTGGCGCTGGAGGCTTTGCAGGATCTGCCGCGCAGCGCGCGCGAGAATCTTGGCACCTTCCTTGCGCCGTGCGGTGGCGGCGGCATGCTGGCCGGTTGCGGCCTGACTGTCGAGGCAATGAGTCCGGGCACGCGGCTGGTAGCGGCCGAGCCTGCGGGATTCGACGATACCGTGCGCTCCTTGCACAGCGGCCAGCGCGAAACCAATGCGCCCGGTGCCACGTCACTGTGCGATGCGCTGCAAGCCGTCACGCCCGCCGAACTGCCGTTCGCCATCAATGGCCGCTATCTCGATGCGGCCGTAGCCGTCACCGACGAGGAAGTCGTGACTGCCATCCGCTTCGCGCTTGACGAACTGCGCTTGCTCGTGGAGCCCGGCGGCGCCGTGGCGCTGGCTGCGCTGCTGGCCGGCAAGATCGATTTGGCCGGACGCGACGCGGTACTCGTGCTGTCGGGCGGCAATGTCGATCTGCCACTCCTACATACGATGCTGCAGCCCACTGCAGCCGCTTCGCACGGAACCTGA
- a CDS encoding N-carbamoyl-D-amino-acid hydrolase encodes MTRLITAAAAQLGPIQKHEGRDVAVGRMVRLLERAHQRGAQVVVFPELALTTFFPRWYHEDLDEADGWYETELPSPATQPLFDAIRRYGLTVYLGYAEIAFEPDETGIVRKRRFNTSVVIAPSGEIVLKYRKVHLPGHAEFATHRKVQHLEKRYFEIGNLGFPVKRAPVGDVDVNVGMMICNDRRWPESWRVLGLQQVELVMLGYNTPSMNQENRGFEAHHLRVFHSQLSIQSGCYQNATFAVAVAKSGTEDGHEMLGHSIIVNPQGEIMAQATTWDDELVVADCNLDLCELGRSTVFNFGLHRRIEAYGRITAQTGSEAPQVWTPSSASL; translated from the coding sequence ATGACCCGACTCATCACCGCAGCGGCTGCACAACTCGGCCCGATCCAGAAACACGAGGGCCGCGACGTCGCGGTTGGCCGCATGGTGCGGCTGCTTGAACGCGCGCACCAACGTGGCGCGCAGGTCGTGGTGTTCCCCGAACTGGCCCTGACCACGTTCTTTCCGCGCTGGTATCACGAAGATCTGGATGAAGCCGATGGCTGGTACGAAACGGAACTGCCATCGCCCGCCACGCAACCGCTGTTCGACGCCATCCGGCGCTACGGACTGACGGTGTACCTGGGCTATGCCGAGATCGCCTTCGAGCCTGACGAGACCGGCATCGTGCGCAAGCGCCGTTTCAATACATCGGTCGTGATCGCACCGTCGGGCGAGATCGTGCTCAAGTACCGCAAGGTTCATTTGCCCGGCCACGCCGAGTTCGCCACGCATCGCAAGGTGCAGCATCTGGAGAAGCGTTATTTCGAGATCGGCAACCTTGGCTTTCCGGTCAAGCGTGCGCCGGTGGGAGATGTCGATGTCAACGTAGGCATGATGATCTGCAACGATCGACGCTGGCCGGAATCGTGGCGGGTGCTGGGACTGCAACAGGTGGAACTGGTCATGCTGGGCTACAACACGCCAAGCATGAATCAGGAGAACCGTGGTTTCGAGGCGCATCACTTGCGCGTATTCCACTCCCAGCTGTCGATCCAGTCCGGCTGCTACCAGAACGCCACCTTTGCTGTGGCCGTAGCCAAAAGCGGCACCGAGGATGGTCACGAGATGCTCGGGCATTCGATCATCGTCAATCCGCAGGGTGAGATCATGGCGCAGGCCACGACGTGGGACGACGAACTGGTGGTGGCGGACTGCAATCTCGATCTCTGCGAGCTGGGCCGCTCGACGGTCTTCAATTTCGGCCTGCATCGCCGGATCGAGGCGTATGGCCGCATCACGGCGCAGACCGGCAGCGAAGCACCGCAGGTGTGGACACCGTCATCGGCATCGCTGTGA
- a CDS encoding LysR family transcriptional regulator has translation MTPLNLRQIEVFHAIMVAGSLSEAGRMLCVSQPAISRVLSTIESRLHFALFDRERGRLHPTPEAHRLFAEVRPILDGVGRFNAVAASLAEHGDGKLSIVSSPSYSEWLMPRAIQRFRHRHPTVRVHYRPLPFDALLPFVAQGQADLCIASMPPPEGSELRAREIGQGNIMCAVPRGHPLADVDEVRVDDIRGSTLIGYGSDTPFGRLSAQFLTSERGMLAPDIEIRSTPEAMALVREGVGVALMESFGYTPDGAGDIVLKPIRPALNHKIYLIHARQQAMSTLARGFVATLAHLLARNPE, from the coding sequence GTGACGCCGCTGAATCTGCGGCAGATCGAAGTGTTCCACGCCATCATGGTGGCCGGCTCGTTGAGCGAGGCAGGCCGCATGCTGTGCGTGTCGCAGCCCGCTATCAGCCGGGTGCTGTCCACCATCGAGTCACGCCTGCACTTTGCGCTGTTCGACCGTGAGCGCGGTCGTCTGCATCCCACGCCGGAGGCGCACCGGTTGTTCGCCGAAGTGCGGCCCATCCTCGATGGTGTCGGCCGTTTCAACGCCGTGGCGGCCAGTCTGGCCGAGCATGGCGACGGCAAGCTGTCGATCGTGTCGAGCCCGAGCTACAGCGAATGGCTGATGCCACGCGCCATTCAGCGCTTTCGCCATCGGCATCCCACCGTACGCGTGCACTACCGGCCCCTGCCATTCGACGCACTGTTGCCGTTTGTGGCGCAGGGGCAGGCCGATCTGTGCATCGCGTCGATGCCGCCGCCCGAAGGCTCGGAGTTGCGTGCGCGTGAAATCGGGCAAGGCAACATCATGTGCGCGGTGCCGCGCGGACATCCGCTGGCCGATGTCGATGAGGTGAGGGTCGACGACATCCGGGGTTCCACGCTCATCGGCTATGGCAGCGATACCCCGTTCGGCAGGTTGTCGGCGCAGTTCCTCACTTCGGAGCGCGGCATGCTGGCGCCCGATATCGAGATCCGCTCCACGCCCGAGGCGATGGCGCTGGTGCGCGAAGGCGTCGGCGTGGCGCTGATGGAATCGTTCGGGTACACGCCGGACGGTGCAGGCGACATTGTCCTGAAGCCGATTCGTCCGGCACTCAACCACAAGATCTATCTGATTCACGCGCGGCAGCAGGCGATGTCCACGCTCGCCAGGGGTTTCGTGGCCACGCTTGCCCATCTGCTGGCGCGCAATCCCGAATGA
- the hutG gene encoding N-formylglutamate deformylase has protein sequence MSAPICNVTQGTLPLLISIPHGGEQLPDWLVPRLTPAARERADTDWHLRRLYAFAVEQGASVVEANYSRYVIDVNRPGDGSSLYPGQTTTTLCPVDTFRGEPLYLPGNTPSAEEVEARKRDYWQPYHDALAAEIARLRERHAKVLVWEAHSIAGVLPRLFDGRLPDLNIGTYSGASCAPAMRDAVIAAATQGPFTWVADDRFKGGHITRHYGQPASGVHTIQLEMAQSVYMDERAPFPYLPQAAGRVQPVLRSMLDGALAAMASL, from the coding sequence ATGAGCGCGCCCATCTGCAACGTGACACAGGGCACGCTGCCGCTGTTGATCTCGATTCCGCACGGTGGCGAACAACTGCCCGACTGGCTTGTGCCGCGCCTGACGCCCGCAGCCCGCGAACGTGCGGATACGGACTGGCATCTGCGACGACTCTATGCGTTCGCGGTGGAGCAGGGCGCGTCGGTCGTCGAAGCCAACTACTCGCGCTATGTCATCGATGTGAACCGGCCGGGAGACGGCAGCAGTCTTTATCCGGGACAGACGACGACCACGCTGTGCCCGGTGGATACGTTCCGTGGCGAACCGCTCTACCTCCCGGGCAATACGCCGTCTGCCGAGGAAGTGGAAGCGCGCAAGCGTGACTACTGGCAGCCCTATCATGACGCGCTTGCGGCCGAGATTGCCCGCCTGCGCGAGCGACATGCCAAGGTTCTGGTATGGGAGGCGCATTCGATAGCGGGCGTGCTGCCGCGGCTTTTCGATGGCAGGCTCCCCGACCTGAACATCGGCACCTATAGCGGCGCGAGTTGCGCGCCGGCCATGCGCGATGCGGTCATTGCGGCGGCAACGCAAGGGCCGTTCACGTGGGTGGCGGACGACCGGTTCAAGGGCGGACATATCACGCGCCACTACGGTCAGCCGGCATCGGGCGTTCATACCATCCAGCTGGAAATGGCCCAGTCGGTCTACATGGACGAACGTGCGCCGTTTCCCTATCTTCCGCAAGCCGCGGGGCGCGTACAGCCAGTGTTGCGCAGCATGCTGGATGGAGCGCTTGCGGCCATGGCCTCGCTGTAG